GTTATGGCACATGTACCTAAATGGTTGTGCCAAATCCCATGTTGGAAAAGTATTGGTGGAGAATCGCTGATGCACCAAAGCCAAACGCGTAACAACCCTAGGGTCCAAGAGGTCTTCGTAATATCTACTGATGTCCTGTGGGACCAATAATCCTTTGAAGATTATAATTTTTGTAGAAAGGCTAGGTAGGTAAAAGAATTTATTCTGCGAAAGCTTGCTTTTGATGATTGCATGCTCCGTAGTCTTTCTTGCGATGAAGAGCTTAAGGTTGAATTGGAAATCGTCCAGTGCTTCACCTTTACCAATAAAAACTTGTTTTACAAAAGGTTCTGTTTCTGAGGCAATTCTTCCCGGAACGGACCGATTTACAGCGGCATCACGCCAACCTAATAATTGTAGCCCCTGTTTTTTTATATTTTCTTCTAGTTTCGCAATGCAAAAATTTCGTTGATTTTCCTTTTGCGGTAAAAACACATTGCTTACCGCATATTCTCCGGCTTCTGGCAAGCTGAACTTGCATACTTCCGTGAAGAAATCGTGGGGTATATCTATTAGGATTCCCGCACCATCACCTGTCTTACCATCAGAGCTAACTGCCCCTCTATGTTCTAGCTTATCCAGGATTTCGAGTGCCTTATGTATAATGTCATTTGACTTTCTTCCTTTTAGACTACAAATAAAACCTGCGCCGCAATTATCATGTTCAAATTCAGGTAGGTACAAACCTTGTTTTTCTAACGTCATCTTTATGGTATTTTCTCAAAAATATCATTTTAGATGACAATACATCAAGGTTTTGAATATTATTCAGATAAATCAATAGCTTTAGTATAAAAGACTTGAAATATATTTAAAACGAAAATTTAAGCAATGTTAAATTAAGATTATCTCAAAACCAATTTAAACGGATGTCGCTCTATGGAAAATAATGGGGATAATCGATTTTTTTAACCTTTTCAAGTTTTGATACCTTACAAAAAAGAGCGTGCAAGGTGTTAAAAGAATCATAATAAAAACTAAACCCCCAATTTTGGTAGGGGGTTGTTTTTAGGTGTTATTTGAATTTAGCTAGTCTTTTAGAATACTTCGGGAAATAACAATTTTTTGAATTTCGGAAGTTCCCTCATAAATCTGGGTAATTTTTGCATCTCGCATCATTCGTTCTACATGATAGTCTTTTACAAAACCATTGCCACCATGAATCTGAACTGCTTCTACAGCAGTTTCCATAGCAATTTCCGAAGCGTATAGTTTTGCCATGGCACCAGAAAGGGTATAATCATCTCCATTGTCCTTATCGCAAGCCGATTGGTACACTAAATGACGAGCAGCTTGAATTTTAGTGTGAATATCTGCAAGTTTAAAAGCAATAGCTTGGTGATTTGCAATTTCTGTCCCAAATGCTTTTCGCTCTTTTGCATATTTTTTTGAAAGCTCGTAGGCACCTGCAGCTATACCCAAGGCTTGCGCTGCGATTCCAATTCTGCCGCCTGCTAATGTTTTCATGGCAAACTTAAATCCAAAACCATCTTCGCCTATTCTATTTTCTTTAGGTACGCTAACATCATTGAAAATTAAAGAATGGGTATCACTGCCCCGAATCCCCAGCTTATTTTCTTTAGGGCCAATTTCAAAACCTTCCATTCCTTTTTCTACAATAAGTGCATTTATTCCTTTGTGGCCTTTTGCGACATCGGTTTGGGCAATTACTAGATACACTTCTGCAGTACTACCGTTGGTGATCCAGTTTTTAGTACCGTTTAAGATGTAATGGTCACCTTTATCTATTGCTGTGGTCTTTTGGGATGTAGCATCGCTCCCTGCCTCAGGTTCTGATAGGCAAAAGGCTCCTATGATTTCTCCCGAAGCTAATTTGGTTAGATATTTTTGTTTCTGCTCTTCAGTTCCATAGGTTTCCAGCCCCCAGCATACCAAAGAATTGTTGACAGACACAACTACCGAAGCAGAAGCATCTACTTTGGACAATTCTTCCATGACCAAAACATAAGAGAGCGTATCCAATCCACTGCCTCCATATTTCTCGTTCACCATCATGCCCATAAAACCGAGCTCTCCCATCTTCTTAATCTGTTCAGTCGGGAATTTTTGAGCGTCATCCCGTTCTATTACTTCTGGTAATAGTTCATTTTGTGCAAAATCTTTTGCAGCTTGTTGTATCATTAACTGCTCTTCAGAAAGTTTAAATTCCATAAAACTGAGAAATAATTAAAAATAGACTGCAAATATAGCTTTAAGATGGTAATTTTCTGAAAAATACTTCCTGAAAATGAGAATGATTCAATGATTTTGGTTTCTTTTATTCAATGATCTGATACATTTTTTTGCGAATAATTTATAAGATTTAGATTATGAGGGAAATTTCATTTTGAATATCTTTAGCGAAGTGGATTGTACCTAACAATAGAACTAAAGTTTCATATAAATAAACCAACTGAATAATGGAGACCATTCTAATTATCATATTTGTTCTCGGCTACCTTGCCATAACCTTAGAGCATACTTTAAAAATAGATAAGCTAATCCCTGCTTTGGCAATGATGGCTATTTTATGGGCCATGATGGCCTTTGGTATAGATGGTTTTTCCTCATGGTTTGATTCTGCCAAACATGGACTGGTCGAGGGATTTTCAGCATTGGGGCATGAAGATAAAATGCATATTCTGGAAGAGTCATTATTGCATCACCTTGGTAAAACCTCAGAAATCTTGGTTTTTCTTTTAGGGGCCATGACCATTGTGGAAATCATAGATTACTTTGACGGTTTTGCAACTATCAAATCATTTATCAAGACAAGAAGCAAACGAAGAATATTATGGATTTTTGCGTTTTTAGCATTTATTCTTTCGGCCATTATTGATAACCTTACGGCTACTATTGTATTGATATCCATTTTGCAAAAAATTGTTAGGGAGCGAAATGATAGGCTATGGTATGCAGGTTTAATTATAATTGCTGCTAATGCCGGTGGAGCTTGGTCTCCAATTGGTGACGTTACCACGACCATGTTATGGATAGGTGATAAAGTAACCACAGGAAAGCTAATAGGTTATTTATTATTACCTTCTTTACTATGTATGTTGGTACCGACTTTTATAGCATCATTTCTACCAGCTTTCAAAGGAGAAATTGATTTTGATGAGGATAATGGTGGACCTAAATCCAGCTATGGGGCCAAGATGCTGTACTTGGGCCTTAGTGCCATTGTATTTGTTCCAATTTTTAAAACGGTAACACATTTGCCACCATATGTAGGTATGATGCTTTCATTGGCCGTAGTCGCCACTTTTGCTGAAATTTATAGTAATTCGAAAATTACCATCTCATCAGTGGATATTGATAGTGATGCTGGTTCTCACAGCGGTCCTGTACATAGTGCATTGACTAAAATTGAGTTGCCCAGTATATTATTCTTCTTAGGAATTCTTATGGCCGTGGCCGCATTGGAATCTTTGGGACTGTTGTTTAATTTCGCAGATAGCCTAAAACAAGGTATGCCCTTACTAGGAACCGAAATAGCAGGTACACAGATTTCTGACTTAGTGGTCATTCTACTTGGAATAGGCTCCGCAGTAATAGATAATGTTCCTTTAGTAGCGGCAAGTTTGGGGATGTTCTCAGAACCTCAGGATAATCCTTTATGGCATTTTATAGCCTATTCTGCGGGAACCGGTGGAAGTATGTTGATTATTGGTTCTGCCGCTGGAGTTGTGGCCATGGGTATGGAAAAAATAGACTTCTTTTGGTATCTAAAGAAAATAGCTTGGTTGGCTTTTATTGGATTTATCTCAGGAGCTATTTGCTTTATAGTAATGCGATATTTTTTCTAAAAAATACTTTAGGTCAAAAATCTCCGTTATTATTGCAACTTAAATTGGGGATTTTATATG
The nucleotide sequence above comes from Flagellimonas sp. HMM57. Encoded proteins:
- a CDS encoding acyl-CoA dehydrogenase family protein, producing the protein MEFKLSEEQLMIQQAAKDFAQNELLPEVIERDDAQKFPTEQIKKMGELGFMGMMVNEKYGGSGLDTLSYVLVMEELSKVDASASVVVSVNNSLVCWGLETYGTEEQKQKYLTKLASGEIIGAFCLSEPEAGSDATSQKTTAIDKGDHYILNGTKNWITNGSTAEVYLVIAQTDVAKGHKGINALIVEKGMEGFEIGPKENKLGIRGSDTHSLIFNDVSVPKENRIGEDGFGFKFAMKTLAGGRIGIAAQALGIAAGAYELSKKYAKERKAFGTEIANHQAIAFKLADIHTKIQAARHLVYQSACDKDNGDDYTLSGAMAKLYASEIAMETAVEAVQIHGGNGFVKDYHVERMMRDAKITQIYEGTSEIQKIVISRSILKD
- the nhaD gene encoding sodium:proton antiporter NhaD, whose protein sequence is METILIIIFVLGYLAITLEHTLKIDKLIPALAMMAILWAMMAFGIDGFSSWFDSAKHGLVEGFSALGHEDKMHILEESLLHHLGKTSEILVFLLGAMTIVEIIDYFDGFATIKSFIKTRSKRRILWIFAFLAFILSAIIDNLTATIVLISILQKIVRERNDRLWYAGLIIIAANAGGAWSPIGDVTTTMLWIGDKVTTGKLIGYLLLPSLLCMLVPTFIASFLPAFKGEIDFDEDNGGPKSSYGAKMLYLGLSAIVFVPIFKTVTHLPPYVGMMLSLAVVATFAEIYSNSKITISSVDIDSDAGSHSGPVHSALTKIELPSILFFLGILMAVAALESLGLLFNFADSLKQGMPLLGTEIAGTQISDLVVILLGIGSAVIDNVPLVAASLGMFSEPQDNPLWHFIAYSAGTGGSMLIIGSAAGVVAMGMEKIDFFWYLKKIAWLAFIGFISGAICFIVMRYFF